The genomic window CACGACTTCCTAGAACGGATGCGCCATCCATCCGCCGCCGATTTTGTCAAATCCATTAAAaggtctttctctctctaatcgCTCAGAGCACACACAGAATCTATAAATAGAGTATTTATGATTGTATTcgagtcttttttattttattttgtttgtttgtttgtttatacaTAATATCTTAATTCAGATTATTTGTCGATGTTCTTCTTTCTGTGAGACATGAAATGCAATTACTATAATAAGCTTAATTTttggagttaaaaaaaaaatgctatttttCTAGATACTAGATGGTATTTAACATCATTGTAGAAACGATAGTTTAGACCCCTAGAAACGACTGGGTTCTTTCTTAATAAGAATAGAAAGCAATTCCCACgaggaggaaaagaaaattgttttttggtggGTAATAATAGTTTTGAATGGTGGGTTTTCTTTTGGTGCTCAATTCCGTTTGTCATGTCGAAATGCTACATTGTGGCTATATACGTTTGCTGGGATCCATCTATTTTTAGGAATGCAACGATGCAGGAAGATACTTAGCTGTTGGAATTGAGTTGAGAAGGCAGTTTTCCTGTGTTTCCTACCCGCCTACCTTCCAAAGTATTAGTATTAATGCTAAATGGCTTGCATGAATTTGTTTAAGTTCTAAAATATAAGGTTTGACTGTGCGATGGTACTTCTGTATGGCAGCTTTATCGTCTCCTTTTCAAACCATGCTCCTGATCCGGAAAGGGACAGTGCTCTCGTGCAGGAGTTCCTTGCCAACATGGAAACGGCTTTCAAGGCTCATCCGCTTTGGGCTGGTTGCTCTGAGGAGGAGCTCGAGAGTGCTGGCGAAGTGAGTTGATTGACTTTTACCTTGATGACATTCCATTATGATATGAAAAATGTGATATATTAATGTTTCCTTATAAGTTAGCCAGATCTTTTTGAACAGACTAACGTCCTGTTCAGCCCccctccaaaaaagaaaagaaggggaaaatTTCTTATCAGAGGCCACAACACTAATTACTTCTTGCTTAATGAATGGCAATTCTTATTGATGTTCATTTCTTACTTCTGGGCTTTCTCTAATATACAGGGACTTGAGAAGTATGTTATGACAAAGTTATCTTCCCGTGTGTTTGCTTCAGTTCCAGATGACGTGGAAGTTGATAAGCAACTTTCTGAGAAGATATCCTTGATTCAACAGTTCATTCGACCAGAAAATTTAGATATTAAGCCTGCCTTTCAAAATGAAACATCATGGCTGGTGAGTTGATGGTTTTCCATAACCATCGATTTTCTTTTCGTGGCATGGATACTATTTTCCCTTTGCACAGAGTGCATTTTGTAAATCTGTGTTTGAAACAATGGATGTGTTCCAAGCAGCCACAAATTCGAAACACAAAAGCAGCAGCTTAAACCAGTGGCATTAATTTATGCTTTATATAAGAGGCAGAATTCCTCTTGTTAGCAACTTTTTCTGTTGAAAACATTGCATGGATGATGCATTGCTGTTAAGCCTGCCCTgcccactctttttttttgacattaatataaCTATGGAAGACATGTCTTTTTCAATATACAGAATTGTGCAAAATGGAGgtgacttcttttttctttcctcattGCTAGGATTACCAATGTACTGCATTGCCCTTGTAAACGCTTGAGTGTCAAATTCAATCATATACAGGTTGAAGAACAGTCTGTAGATGGATCCAATCTTGTTATACCTTGTGATCTGAAAGTAActccaaatatttttgttgtgtttgctTGCCAAGAAGGCATGATCCATATATTGTCCTTAACAGTAGTAGTCAATTATTTATCTCAAATAACTAAATCATTTTCTCTAAGGTAAAAGCAGTGCATTTGATTAGCATGAAATACTCTcacaaatatatcaatttacaaGGTGTACAGGGTGGCCAGTTGTTaacaaatatatcaatttagaaGGTGTACAGGGTGGCCAGTTaacaaatatatcaatttacaaGGTGAACAGGGCATCTGAAACTGTTcatattaatgaaaaacaacTGTTAACAACTGGCCATGACTTTTATCAATCATCTGCTGTTTCAATTTTGggattcatctttttttttctataatccATCTTATTAATATGATGTTCACACCACCttgttttccatttattttttgtcaaatcaaAGAATTTTATCAATCTGTGTTTGCTTGCTGTCAGACTAATTGAATAATCAGAATAACAAAGTTGACTGGTTAATGTTTATTAGATAATATTGTATACAACTGTTTTTTACACTTATGTAATATGCACCTTTTAAATCTCTTTTATGCATAGCTATGAGTTGTGGCAACCAAATCATTATCTTTTGGCTAAGTGAACTTATTactgtggggggggggggggtaaccAACTATATTCCTGGATCGTATCTCAATTATCTTCAGCTTTGCCTTATTCATTTCTTTATGTTTATGTTGGCAGCTTGCCCAAAAAGAGCTGCAGAAGGTCAACTTATACAGAGCACCAAGAGACAAGCTTGTGTGTATCCTCAATTGTTGCAAAGTCATAAATAATTTACTGTTCAATGCCTCAATGGCTTCAAATGAGAATCCTCCTGGAGCTGACGAATTTCTTCCTGTTTTGATTTATGTTACTATAAAGGTGAGATAAACAATTGTAATAATTAGATTTACTTGgcattaaatttgaaattgttcTGAATTTTGCTTCCATACCAAAGGAAATAATTTGTTCTGAATTAACTGTTCACtcaatcattatcatcattggGTAAAGTTGATTGCTGTGTTTTAATTAGCATTTCTAGAGGAATTTACTGGACTAGATTTGAGGTTTTCATGGCAAGTTCTGATTCAAAATGCTTATGATCTCTGGGTTTCGACCCTCCAAGTTTCTTAAACATTTGATTCAAATTTGAATGCAAATCAAAACTTCACATGCTTGTGAAGAGTTCatttgtgtaattaataaaatttcatatgcACATCAATAGATTAATTGTGTGGACACAAGTTGATGTAGTTCCTCTTCTGTTGATCATTTAATCTGCCTCATAACATTTTGATCTTTACTGCCCTAATTTGttgcaatcttttttttctagaactctcttataaaaatcaaactaaagaATTATAGATTATCAGATTAATTCTGTTAAAGTGAATTCTCATTATGCAGATATTGTCCTTTTGACTCTTGAAAGCCTGGATTTTTGCATTAGAACCATGCCTGAAAACATTAATGGATGAAATTCAATACTATTCTCAAGCAACCCAAAAGGCTTTTAATCCTTATAGTCTCGTCTTTGGTttgctcaattaaaaaatttaatcaacatttcattttattctctACTAACTCAGATCAATCTGCTTCACCAAAATTATGCAGGCAAATCCCCCACAACTGCACTCGAATTTGTTGTATATTCAACGGTACAGGTGTCAATCTCGACTAGTTGGAGAAGCAGCCTATTTTCTTACGAACATTCTCTCTGCAGAGTCTTTCATCTCAAACATTGATGCAAAATCACTTTCAATGGAGGAAtctgaatttgaaaaaaacatggaacTTGCTCGAGACCTTACTGGCCTTTCAACTGATTTGAATGGTCTGTCTACTCAAAGTGATCAAAATGCAGGAAACAATTCCAGAGCAGAACTTATGGAATCCAAACATCGAGCTTTGAGCTCTAAGAAGGAAAGGGACTTGTCAATTGGATCCAGATCTTCTGAAGTGACATCTATGAGTAAGGATCTGCAATATGCCAAAGATGAGTCGCCAATGGAAAAGATTTCATCACTCTCAGATATAGAGAATAAAGGAGCAACTTTGCTTTTGAAGGAGGATCTGACAAGTCAGGTCCTTAGAGAATACCCGTACTTGTTTGCCAGTGTTGGTGATCTAACAATCAATGATGTAGAAGACCTACTAAATAATTACAAACAACTTGTCTTCAAGTATGTTTGTCTTTCTAAAGGGCTGGGTGTTGCTAATCCATCTCTTCCTTTGACTAGTTCTCAGACGCAAGTTCATGGTGATGTCAAAACTGTGAACTATGACCAAAATACCACAGCAGTAGAGGCAAATAAAGAGTCCCGTAAACATACTGGTATGACAGATGGTTTAAATATGGTTTCCCTTGTTGACGAAGAGAATGTTGAATTGAAGCCCAGGAACAATCAAGATAGCACAGCAGGAGAGCCAAATGACGAGTCACAGACACATACTAGTATGACAGATGGTTCAAATATGCTTTCCCTTGTTGGTGAAGAGATTCTTGTATCAAAGCCTAAGCAGAACGAGGCAATGGTGCCTCAGTATGAGGGAAAGGATGAGAATCTCAATGATAGCCATTGGGACATGCCTCGAGATGAGGAAAAGCATGAGAGTTCTTAACAATAGCTCACGAGGACATGTCTACTGTGGGAGTAAAATGACTCGGTACTACAGTGGCCATCAGAGCTACATGCCATCCCCTTCCTTCATCTGAATGGATAGCTATCTTATTTTGATGTTGCAACGAGTAAGTTATAACACTATCAGTCAATGTGTGGTGAGACCTTTCAGCGAGGAAATGGAATTGATCATGCCCTCTTTCTTACCTTCATCAAATAGCATTTCCCCGGAGAAATGGATTTGATAGCAGCTCGATTCTGCAAAGCCTCAACCCAGACCACATACGAAATTTGTTAAATACTTGTAGAACAATTTGATTAGCCATGATAAGGTTGCATTTGAAAACTGGATGATTATTTTCTTGCCTTCGTTGCCTGTCTATCTACCTCAATCAAAAGGCATGTCTTTGCAGTTCTTTTCGTACTGTTCTCCCCTCGAGTTCTCATTCAGCATCTGTGCAAGTGAGGATGTGATGGTACAGGCGGTTGTGGTAATGTTGACTGACCCCTATATCATGCCATTACTATTTGTTTCTGTATGAAATGTGATTGAAGGTTGTGGCTGTTTTGAGTTTTGACACTTTCTTTTAATCCGGCTTCTGGTCTATGACGTATAGTTTAAATCTTCATGACCAAGCAGTCAAGGGTGAGTAGCGGATTTGtactgcaatttttttttcacccaatgaaccaaaattaaagataatGTTGAATGCCATATCGATGTGATATAATCAATTATCTTTGGATTTGTCAAAGCAGGTGACCTCAAACTACGATCCTGATCAGCAGCTAAAAAAGTTGAAACGTTCTTATTCTTTTCCTGCCCTGAATGACTGGTTTCATTTCAAAAGATGGCAATGACAAAAATGTGACATCTAATCACCTACTTTGTTTGATCACTATGTGGAACTGGGATGTGACATTGGCTCATCTTCTTCCTGTTATACTTCTCGATAAAACCATGTTCTAACTTCAATAATGCTAGGCCATTCACCTCCATTTGTGGAAACAACATACAGTAGTAGTGCATGTAGgacaaacaacaaaaccaagagaatttaattttatggtaTCTTGGAATTGATCTTCTCTGAATCTGGCCATCtgggtcttttttgttttgcctgTACATGTTAAGCTTCTTCATAGTCAGGCATGATACAAGAGCGTCCTCTAATGGCCTCGATGGGTTATTTGAGTTTAGATTGACTGTAAATCAGTAAAGTTTTTTGATGGTGTTTACTATCAGTTATTTCATAGGCCAACTTTGAGCCTGAATTTTTATCTCTTCATTGCTTCATAAAATACTCTTATCTTGTGTTGTTTTCAAGTTTAGAATGTGATTTTTCCAGATTATCTAACCATACATGCATTAGAGTTTTCTACAAGAAgttatgtttgttttaatttttaagctttctaagtgtttgtttgtgtttttaatgAGTAAAAAACATGTGATAATTATTGTTTGTCTTTTTCTATCAATGTCATTTATTTGGGTATCAATTATGtcattttggtgtttctctagACTTGGAGGGTTGTTCCAAGTATATAATGTTGAATAAGACCATATGTTGAGATTTTTAGGTAAAACTTGAATTTAAAGTCTTTGACTTGGCCTTTTTGGCAACCTATCAAGTCTTGTATCTCCTTTGTGAGTGGTGTACTTCCCTTAACTTTGTATCTCTAAATTAGTGATTTCATCTGTATctttgtgtttggtattgtggtagcttttatggttgtgatttgaaaaaaattattttataaaaagtacttttggttgaggttggtttggtatttataaatgtttggttaaaactgtggttgaaattgaggttgaataaaaagtagtttaatgtgtttggttaaacatGCTACGTCATTATGTGATCTCCTTccaatttatgtagtgttattgaataatattcaaTACTAGTTTTtgagtaaaacacaattaaaaaaaattgaattttttttccagatcgGACGTGGTTCAATGAACAGTGGAGTCACTATTCACGTGAATAGTGAcccgtgaattaattcacttggcactgttcacgtgaacagtgtcAAGTGAATTAATCCACTTGGCAGTGTTCACTTCTTGAAGTGAACACTGTGCGGAGTGAATATTCACTTCTGCAAATTATGAACTCGGATGGAGGATTCACCTCAATTAGATGTCTCAAAAGCTAGcttaaaatctgatttgaaggATGGAAGAACACCCTCCCAGTCTCAGATGATGATGATTgccaaagaaatattaaaaattcctACTTGAGCAGAAGGAAGGAAGCAAACAACAAATTAGGTGGGcccttgagttttttctttctcttggcaACAGGCGGGCAAAAAAGtgaaaatcaacaattttttgCTTCACCAAAACCGGCGgtacaaactcaatttttagtgTGACCCATCTCTAAAATCTGTGTTCAAAATGTTTACCAAACGGCTGTAAATTGTGGTTAGAACAAATCACAGTTccaaccacaataccaaacagtaCCTAATTAGAGTGGTGAGTTGTTTATTTCTATATCTCTTCGGTTTTGTACATTTGAGTGGTGAGCAAAATCATTCATTTATGTGAGTGACCTGttactttttaatattcatacCATTCTAGTACcaagttggtatcagagcttttgGTTTACAACCATGGCTGTTCGTGGATGTCGTGTGCAAGAATTTAAGAGGGGCAACTGTACTCTTGAAATGGATAAAATAAGAAGGCAAATTCAGCAACTCCAAGAGCATCTTGAATGATATGAGAATCGAGGCGATGCTGATGATTAGAATAACATTGAAATTGGttcttctaataataataaggatGTTAATCCTTTCCATCATAGACCATATCATATGATGTTAGTGATAGTTCTTCTTCTCATCATCATATAAGAAGGAATAAAAGACCTCAACAAGATTCTAATATAAGAGTTAATATTCCTAAATTTCATTGATTGGCTCCAAATTGTTAagaggattttttatttatttcaaagagTATCCTGATGATAGAAAAGTTAAGTTAATGGCTTTTAAACTTAGAAAATATACTTCTTTATAGTGGGAGAATCTTAAGAAACAAAGGCTTGTGGGGGGTAAAAGCAAGATCAAGTTCTGagagaagatgaaaatgaagCTTGAGAGGAGGTTCTTGTTTGACCATTATCGGCAAGagaattttttgaagttttataaTCTGAGGCAATCTAGACTGACCATAGAAGAGTATACGATGAAATCTGAATTGCTCATGCTAAAGTG from Populus trichocarpa isolate Nisqually-1 chromosome 5, P.trichocarpa_v4.1, whole genome shotgun sequence includes these protein-coding regions:
- the LOC7469119 gene encoding vacuolar protein sorting-associated protein 9A encodes the protein MENSDISLGLHDFLERMRHPSAADFVKSIKSFIVSFSNHAPDPERDSALVQEFLANMETAFKAHPLWAGCSEEELESAGEGLEKYVMTKLSSRVFASVPDDVEVDKQLSEKISLIQQFIRPENLDIKPAFQNETSWLLAQKELQKVNLYRAPRDKLVCILNCCKVINNLLFNASMASNENPPGADEFLPVLIYVTIKANPPQLHSNLLYIQRYRCQSRLVGEAAYFLTNILSAESFISNIDAKSLSMEESEFEKNMELARDLTGLSTDLNGLSTQSDQNAGNNSRAELMESKHRALSSKKERDLSIGSRSSEVTSMSKDLQYAKDESPMEKISSLSDIENKGATLLLKEDLTSQVLREYPYLFASVGDLTINDVEDLLNNYKQLVFKYVCLSKGLGVANPSLPLTSSQTQVHGDVKTVNYDQNTTAVEANKESRKHTGMTDGLNMVSLVDEENVELKPRNNQDSTAGEPNDESQTHTSMTDGSNMLSLVGEEILVSKPKQNEAMVPQYEGKDENLNDSHWDMPRDEEKHESS